The following are encoded together in the Lathyrus oleraceus cultivar Zhongwan6 chromosome 3, CAAS_Psat_ZW6_1.0, whole genome shotgun sequence genome:
- the LOC127131459 gene encoding uncharacterized protein LOC127131459, with amino-acid sequence MVEDYQTTNNVVESYLTNILLKDLNELLNLHGKKIEDYDLPSLPPNTIDGDAISSLIQEELAVDIPNEDIEFVAKLNNDQMITFKTIMNVIVQKHSGVFFVDGPGGTGKTFLYQRLMASLRSRGEIVLATASSGITATLLPSGRTAHSRFKIPIDIQPSSIYGIQKQKDLANLIRVVAAIIWDEAPMTNKNCLEALDLSLQDICSNSAPFGGKVLIMGGDFCQVLPVARKEFAEFLIRIGDGVEPTKADDIVRLPSQITIPWDSEHSIQIEDFEDKWNTWKDEQTISSIGKLDNKVYLPFGQYV; translated from the exons ATGGTAGAAGATTATCAAACAACTAACAATGTAGTGGAATCATACTTGACTAATATATTGTTGAAGGACTTGAATGAACTCTTAAACCTGCACGGTAAAAAAATTGAAGATTATGATCTCCCATCTTTACCCCCTAATACAATAGATGGAGATGCAATTTCAAGTCTCATACAAGAGGAGTTAGCGGTCGATATCCCCAATGAAGATATTGAATTTGTTGCTAAGTTAAATAATGATCAAATGATTACATTCAAAACTATTATGAATGTAATTGTTCAAAAACACAGTGGGGTATTTTTTGTTGATGGTCCAGGAGGAACAGGTAAAACATTCCTTTATCAAAGATTAATGGCAAGTTTAAGAAGTAGAGGAGAAATTGTCTTAGCAACTGCATCATCTGGTATAACTGCAACATTGTTGCCCAGTGGTAGGACTGCACACTCTCGATTTAAGATACCTATTGATATACAACCGAGTTCCATTTATGGTATTCAAAAGCAAAAAGATCTTGCAAATCTCATTAGAGTTGTTGCCGCAATAATTTGGGATGAAGCACCAATGACAAACAAAAATTGTTTGGAAGCCTTAGATCTATCATTACAAGACATTTGTAGCAATAGTGCTCCATTTGGTGGAAAAGTTCTGATCATGGGGGGAGATTTTTGTCAAGTTCTTCCTGTTGCAAGAAAAG AGTTTGCAGAATTTCTTATTCGCATTGGTGATGGTGTTGAACCTACCAAAGCAGATGATATAGTGAGGTTACCTTCACAGATTACAATCCCATGGGACAGTGAACATTCCATACAA ATAGAAGACTTTGAAGATAAATGGAACACATGGAAGGATGAACAAACAATTTCATCCATCGGCAAACTCGACAATAAGGTGTATTTACCTTTTGGGCAATACGTGTAA